A part of Lacibacter sp. H407 genomic DNA contains:
- the coaD gene encoding pantetheine-phosphate adenylyltransferase: MERIGLFPGTFDPITVGHLDIIYRSLDLFDKLYIGIGRNAGKVPMFSEEQRVSWINEIFKDEPRVDSVVYDGLTVDCCKRINAKFILRGIRYVNDFEYEKAIADMNRSLDHDIETIFLTCLPQYTSVASTLVRDVIRNGGDASPFLPDVVNNTVSKK; this comes from the coding sequence ATGGAACGAATTGGCTTATTCCCCGGAACATTTGACCCTATTACCGTAGGTCATCTCGATATTATTTACCGGTCACTTGATCTGTTTGATAAACTATATATCGGTATTGGCCGCAATGCAGGCAAAGTACCCATGTTCAGTGAGGAGCAACGGGTATCGTGGATCAATGAAATATTTAAAGATGAACCACGGGTTGATTCAGTCGTGTATGATGGATTAACTGTTGATTGCTGCAAACGCATCAATGCAAAATTTATTCTTCGTGGTATACGTTACGTAAACGATTTTGAATACGAGAAAGCGATTGCCGACATGAACCGCAGTCTCGATCACGATATTGAAACCATTTTTCTTACCTGTCTGCCGCAATACACATCGGTCGCATCAACGCTTGTTCGTGATGTAATCCGCAATGGTGGCGATGCATCACCGTTTTTACCGGATGTGGTGAATAACACTGTTTCAAAAAAATAG
- a CDS encoding hotdog fold thioesterase, translating to MNAIWFKKDLSLADFTELGKQTIGELLDIRFTEVGTDFLKATMPVDHRTHQPYGLLHGGASCVLAETLGSVASAKVIDPEKFICVGIEINANHIRSVRSGLVTGITTPIHIGASTHVWDIKIFDEREKLICISRLTVAILKKPQ from the coding sequence ATGAACGCTATCTGGTTCAAAAAAGATCTGTCGCTTGCTGATTTTACGGAGTTGGGAAAACAAACTATTGGTGAGTTACTCGATATTCGTTTTACAGAAGTAGGGACAGATTTTTTAAAAGCAACGATGCCTGTCGATCATCGCACACATCAACCTTACGGATTGTTACATGGCGGTGCCAGTTGTGTATTGGCTGAAACATTAGGAAGTGTTGCATCAGCCAAAGTAATTGATCCTGAAAAATTTATTTGTGTTGGTATTGAGATCAATGCCAATCATATCCGTTCAGTACGAAGCGGATTGGTAACCGGCATCACTACACCCATTCATATTGGTGCCAGCACACATGTGTGGGATATCAAAATTTTTGATGAACGAGAGAAGCTGATTTGCATCAGCCGTTTAACTGTCGCCATTCTGAAAAAGCCACAGTGA